In Henriciella litoralis, the genomic window AGGACCTTCACTTCGCGTCCGCATTGGCAAGGCGCCCACCAGACTTTGCGTAGGCCTGCGTACCATGAGTGATGACGGTGTCTTCGCGCTTTATCACATCTTCCGGCGCCTTCGAGAACTTGCCCTGCATACGCTCATAGAGCGGCGCGAAGTCGGTATCGACCGTCGCGCGGAACAGCTGGTCATAGGACTCAATGATGAAATAGGTCTGCTGGAAATCGTCGATGCGGTAGTCGGTCGTCATAAGGCGTTCGAGGTCAAACCCGATACGATTCGGCGAGGCGTCCTCCAGCGCGAAGATGCTTTCGGTCTTGGATGAGACGATCCCGGCGCCATAGATTCGCAGGCCGTCATCGGTCTGGATCAGGCCGAACTCGACCGTGTACCAGTACAGCGCGGCAAGGTTTTTCAGCGCGGCAAAGTTCAGGCTGCGAAGGCCACCCTTGCCATAGGCTTCCATATAGTCGGCGAACACGGGATTGGTCAGCATCGGCACATGGCCAAAGACGTCGTGGAATACGTCCGGCTCCTGCAGGTAGTCGAGCTCATTGCGTTTGCGGATAAACTGGCCTGCCGGAAAGCGCCGGTTCGCCAAATGGTCGAAGAACACCTCATCAGGCACGAGGCCCGGCACAGCGACGACGCGCCAGCCGGTCAGCGCTTCCAGCTCGTCCGATATGATCTCGAAATTCGGAATACCGCCCTTGCCAAGGTCGAGTGCTTTCAGACCGTGCATGAACTCATCAGCGGCGCGTCCGGGCAGGATTTCCATCTGCCTCTTGTACAGCAGATCCCAGACAGCATGTTCTTCTGCAGTGTATTTTTCCCAGCCCTGATCGATGGTCCAGTCAGCGCGGGCATGTGCGGGTTTGTGCAATTGGTTGCTCATGCAACCAATATACATCAAAACACGCTGAATAGAATGGAGCGCCATCATCGCGGATACGCCGCGACGGATTGGTCGCCATTATTGGAAACATCAGGAAGGAAACGGTTTTATGAAACTTGCCAGCCTAAAAGAGGGCCGTGACGGCCGTCTCGTCGTGGTCTCCCGCGATCTCACCAAATGTGCGGATGCCAGCCACATTGCGCCAACCCTTCAGGCCGCGCTGGACGATTGGGCGCAGCTTTCCCCGAAGCTGGAAGCGCTTGCCAGCGACGTAGAGCTTGGCTCTGTCCCGACCGAACGGTTTCACGAGCATGATTGCGCATCGCCGCTTCCGCGCGCCTTCCAGTGGGCTGACGGCTCGGCCTATATCAATCACGTTGAACTGGTGCGCAAAGCCCGCGGCGCGGAAGTGCCGGAAAGCTTCTATTCTGACCCGCTGATGTATCAGGGCGGCTCTGACAGCTTCCTCGGGCCTCGCGACGACATTCCGCTGAAGGACAAAGCCTGGGGGCTCGATTTCGAAGCGGAGGTCTGTGTCGTGACCGATGACGTGCCTATGGGCGTCAGCCCAGAAGACGCGCTATCGAAAGTCCGCCTGGTCATGATCTGTAATGATGTCAGCTTGCGCGGCCTGATCCCGAATGAGCTCGGCAAGGGCTTTGGTTTCTTCCAGTCCAAACCGTCGAGCGCTTTTTCCCCGGTCGCTGTCACCCCGGATGAGCTCGGCGACGCGTGGAGCGACGGAAAACTGCATCTGCCAATGCTGTCCACCTATAATGGCAAGGCGTTCGGCAAGCCGGTCTGCGATGTCGATATGACCTTTGACTTCGGCACGCTGGTGGCCCACGCCGCGAAGACCCGCCCGCTTTGCGCTGGCACGATCATCGGATCAGGCACAATTTCAAACCGTGACGCTGATGGCGGCGCTGGCAAGCCGGTCGCCGATGGCGGCCTTGGCTATTCCTGCATCGCCGAAATCCGCATGATCGAGACGATCCGCGATGGAAAGCCGGAAACCCGCTTCATGGATGTCGGCGATTCGATCCGGATCGAAGTGAAGGACAAGGACGGGCACACGGTCTTCGGCGCCATCGAACAGGATGTGGTCAGCGCATGAGTGAGCTGGTTCTCTACGACTATTGGCGCTCATCCGCGGCCTATCGGCTGCGGATTGCGCTGAACCTCAAAGGCGTCGCCTTTGAGCGGAAGGTGATCAACATTGCGCCGGGCGCGGACGAGCAGTTCGCCGAGAGCTACAAGCTTGTGAACCCTCAGATGCGTGTTCCGTCCATTGAAATCGATGGACGGATCGGCACGCAATCCATGGCGATCCTTGAATGGCTTGAGGAGACGTTTGACGGGCCAGCGCTCTTGCCGGCCGATCCTTGGACGCGGCTACAGGTACGCTCATTTGCCGACACGATTGCCTGCGACATTCATCCGCTCAACAATCTGTCGGTGCTGGCGCGTCTGCGTGAGCACCATGGCGCGGATGCAGATGCCATAGGCGACTGGTACAGGGACTGGATCATCAGAGGCTTCACGGCGCTGGAGGCGACCGTGTCGGCCCACACCGACACCGAATACCTCTTTGGAGACAGCCCGACGCTGGCCGAAATCTGCCTTGTGCCACAGGTCGCGAATGCGCGCCGTTTCGAAACCGAGCTGTCGGCGTTTCCGAGGCTGGTGGAAATAGACGAAAAATGCCGCGCGCTCGACGCGTTTGCCCGGGCGGCGCCGCAGGCGGTCAAACCTGAATAGGTCCTAGTGCGCCTGATTGGGTTTCAGCGTGTAACCGTCATCTGTGCGGTCAAAGAACTGCGCGATGTCGGGATGCCCGACAGGAGTCTCACCTTCGTCAGGGACAAGGTTTCCCTCTGAAACATATGCCACGTAATGTGTGCGGTCGTTCTCAGCGAAGAGGTGGTAGTAGGGCTGGTCCTTGGACGGGCGCAGGTCTTCAGGAATGGCCTCATACCATTCGTCCGAATTGGCAAAGACAGGGTCAACGTCGAAAATAACGCCGCGAAACTCGAAGAGGCGGTGCTTGACGACCTGGCCGATCTGAAATTTTGCCTGACGACGGTCGATGGCAAAATGAGGATAGCCATCCTCGCCATAGGCCTCAGACACCTTTTCCATATTTTCCGGGGGCGCCGGAGCGGGCTCAGGCGCCGATACGTGCGCATGGGTTTGCTCGGACTTCGTCAGTCCGAGAAATTCCGCTATGCGCTTTGTTATGCTGCGTCGATGGCTCATCGCTCGTCAATGTGATAGTGAATGAGCTAACCGACAAGATTTGGGCCTCAGATGGCTGAAAAAAAATCGCGTGGTGGAGCTCGGCCCAACGGCCGCTCATCGCGCAACAACAAGAGGCCTCCGCTCTACGCAGCGGTAGACCTCGGCACGAACAATTGCCGCCTTTTGGTGGCCGCCCCTCACAAGGGCGGTTTTAACGTGGTCGATTCTCATTCCCAGATTGCGCGGCTTGGTGAAGGCCTGGCCCAATCAGGCCGCCTGTCCGAAGCGGCCATGGACCGCGCCTTCAGCGCGCTGGAAGCGATCGCCAAAAAACTGAAAGCAAAACGCGTAGGCCGAATTCGCTGCATTGCGACCGAAGCCTGCCGCAAGGCGGAAAACGGTACTGAGTTCATTGAGCAGATTCGGGAACGCACCGGTCTCACTTTCAAGATCATTGGCGCGCAGGAAGAAGCTCGCCTCGCGCTGATCGGCTGCCACAATCTCATTGAAGAGTCGGCTAAGAACGTCCTGGTGCTGGACATCGGTGGCGGCTCGACCGAACTCTCGCTCGTCGATGCCAAACGAGCGCGCGATAACGGCCTGAACGGCATGCTGCAGCGCGCACCGATCAAGGCCTGGACGAGTGTGCCACTTGGTGTGGTGACGCTGACCGAGGCTTTCGCTCATCTTGATGAGGCGGACGCCTATCCGGCCATGCTGGCCAAGGCGAAAGACTATGTCGAGACATGGGCCAAAGCCCATAATGTCCGCGAGGCACTGGCCGACGGCAGTTCGCACATCATCGGCACATCCGGCACGGTGACCTGCGTGGCGGGGGTCCATTTCGGGCTGGAGAAATACCGGCGGGACATGGTCGATGGCAAATGGATGGATCATGATGGCGGCTATCAGACGATGCAGGCCCTGATTGATGCAGGCCTTGAAGGCCGCGCGCACTTCCCCACAATCGGTGAGGACAGGGCCGGGCTCATGCTGGCAGGTTGCGCGCTCGTCGATGCGGTCTGGTCGCTTGCCCCGCAAGCGCCGATGCGCGTCGCAGATCGCGGCCTTCGCGAAGGATTGCTCCTTTCCATGATGAAGGGGCCAAAGAAAAAGCGTCGCCGTCGTGGTGGCCGCAAAAAGTCCGGCGGTGCCGGCCAGACAGCTGAGGCAAGCTCATGAGCGAAGACGAAAAGCGCCGCTGGAAGGGCCCGCCCAAGAACGAGAAAGCCTCGTCTGGCAGGCGTATGTCCGAGCGGAAGATCATCGCCTACAATGCGAAGGATGAGAGTTCCAAGCGCTGGATCGAGCGCCAGCTCTCCGACCCCTATGTGCAGCGGGCGAAGGCCGACAATTACAGGGCCCGCGCGGCCTACAAGCTTCTCGAAATCGACGAGAAGACACGCATCCTGTCTGGCGCTAAACGCGTCGTCGATCTCGGGAGTGCCCCTGGCGGCTGGCTGCAGGTGTGCCTGCGGCGGGGAACCAAGGAAATCGTCGGGATTGACCTTCTGCCGATCGACCCGGTCCCCGGCGCGCACTTCGTTCAGGGCGATGTGAATGAGCCTGAAGACGTCGAAGCCATGATGAAAGGCCTTTCCGGCCCACCTGATCTGGTGCTGTCGGACATGGCGGCTAATACGACCGGCCATAAGCAGACCGACAGCCTTCGCACGGCGGCGCTCGCCGAGATGGCGCTCTATTTCGCCAGCGAGCATCTGGCGCCCGGCGGAAGTTTTTGCAGCAAAGTTTTCCAGGGCGGCGCGACACCGGATATGCTCAAGCAGATGAAGTCCATGTTCAAAACCGTGAAGCATATCAAACCACCAGCCAGCCGCGCCGGCTCGCCTGAACTCTTCGTTGTCGCACAGGGGTTCAAAGCCAAGTCATGACGGCGCGACGGTCTATCCTGGTTCATCACGCGCCGGGAGAGACGCGCGCGGCCGCTTTTGACGGTGAAGAGCGGCCTTTCCGTCTCTTTGTGCAGCGCTGGGGCGGCGTCGGCGAGGCAGCGCGCCGCGGCGATGTCATCACCGGTCGCCTCCGCC contains:
- a CDS encoding fumarylacetoacetate hydrolase family protein; translated protein: MKLASLKEGRDGRLVVVSRDLTKCADASHIAPTLQAALDDWAQLSPKLEALASDVELGSVPTERFHEHDCASPLPRAFQWADGSAYINHVELVRKARGAEVPESFYSDPLMYQGGSDSFLGPRDDIPLKDKAWGLDFEAEVCVVTDDVPMGVSPEDALSKVRLVMICNDVSLRGLIPNELGKGFGFFQSKPSSAFSPVAVTPDELGDAWSDGKLHLPMLSTYNGKAFGKPVCDVDMTFDFGTLVAHAAKTRPLCAGTIIGSGTISNRDADGGAGKPVADGGLGYSCIAEIRMIETIRDGKPETRFMDVGDSIRIEVKDKDGHTVFGAIEQDVVSA
- a CDS encoding RlmE family RNA methyltransferase; its protein translation is MSEDEKRRWKGPPKNEKASSGRRMSERKIIAYNAKDESSKRWIERQLSDPYVQRAKADNYRARAAYKLLEIDEKTRILSGAKRVVDLGSAPGGWLQVCLRRGTKEIVGIDLLPIDPVPGAHFVQGDVNEPEDVEAMMKGLSGPPDLVLSDMAANTTGHKQTDSLRTAALAEMALYFASEHLAPGGSFCSKVFQGGATPDMLKQMKSMFKTVKHIKPPASRAGSPELFVVAQGFKAKS
- the phhA gene encoding phenylalanine 4-monooxygenase, which produces MSNQLHKPAHARADWTIDQGWEKYTAEEHAVWDLLYKRQMEILPGRAADEFMHGLKALDLGKGGIPNFEIISDELEALTGWRVVAVPGLVPDEVFFDHLANRRFPAGQFIRKRNELDYLQEPDVFHDVFGHVPMLTNPVFADYMEAYGKGGLRSLNFAALKNLAALYWYTVEFGLIQTDDGLRIYGAGIVSSKTESIFALEDASPNRIGFDLERLMTTDYRIDDFQQTYFIIESYDQLFRATVDTDFAPLYERMQGKFSKAPEDVIKREDTVITHGTQAYAKSGGRLANADAK
- a CDS encoding Ppx/GppA phosphatase family protein; this translates as MAEKKSRGGARPNGRSSRNNKRPPLYAAVDLGTNNCRLLVAAPHKGGFNVVDSHSQIARLGEGLAQSGRLSEAAMDRAFSALEAIAKKLKAKRVGRIRCIATEACRKAENGTEFIEQIRERTGLTFKIIGAQEEARLALIGCHNLIEESAKNVLVLDIGGGSTELSLVDAKRARDNGLNGMLQRAPIKAWTSVPLGVVTLTEAFAHLDEADAYPAMLAKAKDYVETWAKAHNVREALADGSSHIIGTSGTVTCVAGVHFGLEKYRRDMVDGKWMDHDGGYQTMQALIDAGLEGRAHFPTIGEDRAGLMLAGCALVDAVWSLAPQAPMRVADRGLREGLLLSMMKGPKKKRRRRGGRKKSGGAGQTAEASS
- the maiA gene encoding maleylacetoacetate isomerase, which gives rise to MSELVLYDYWRSSAAYRLRIALNLKGVAFERKVINIAPGADEQFAESYKLVNPQMRVPSIEIDGRIGTQSMAILEWLEETFDGPALLPADPWTRLQVRSFADTIACDIHPLNNLSVLARLREHHGADADAIGDWYRDWIIRGFTALEATVSAHTDTEYLFGDSPTLAEICLVPQVANARRFETELSAFPRLVEIDEKCRALDAFARAAPQAVKPE
- the hspQ gene encoding heat shock protein HspQ is translated as MEKVSEAYGEDGYPHFAIDRRQAKFQIGQVVKHRLFEFRGVIFDVDPVFANSDEWYEAIPEDLRPSKDQPYYHLFAENDRTHYVAYVSEGNLVPDEGETPVGHPDIAQFFDRTDDGYTLKPNQAH